One segment of Coffea arabica cultivar ET-39 chromosome 7c, Coffea Arabica ET-39 HiFi, whole genome shotgun sequence DNA contains the following:
- the LOC113698747 gene encoding uncharacterized protein, with the protein MARKRKAGDCMDNEKNSSSSSSSGDEGNVAWDEMVKEAAAAAAFGGARRARKRFVGVRQRPSGRWVAEIKDTIQKIRVWLGTFDTAEEAARAYDEAACLLRGANTRTNFWPCSSSSSATPALPSKITNLLLSKLKARNNSLAAAAAAASSVPASDHEQQRESHEFPDDQSSDFPDAQFTDFLNDPEDYTPEKDGTTTSTASNLSTNNSSDSHLSSSPEYCLTQHDHHCEVIREPSLDLECWDDTVQSSNGHECLSWDGSTAEDETEEHAEEGNNVNPGIVDFNFVDEIESCYNCSPFEIAGQISQPVEIEDYGDDPSMLSEAMKRMNYERKFSASLYAFNGITECLKLRLRSVSVLQQERSEQLTRLRNACNKNIPDQEQQETLQGDNVELIKKQEEEATPADAGASSSNFDGDLSLWSSIDLPPICYVT; encoded by the coding sequence atggcaaggaaaagaaaggccGGTGATTGTATGGATAATGAGAAGAACTCATCCTCCTCGTCATCGTCTGGTGATGAGGGAAACGTTGCAtgggatgaaatggtgaaggaaGCTGCAGCTGCTGCTGCATTCGGCGGAGCACGGCGGGCCAGGAAAAGATTCGTTGGTGTTCGACAAAGGCCATCAGGGAGATGGGTTGCGGAGATAAAAGACACCATACAAAAGATAAGGGTGTGGTTGGGCACTTTTGACACTGCTGAGGAGGCTGCCAGGGCCTATGATGAGGCTGCTTGTTTGCTTCGAGGGGCCAACACTCGCACAAATTTCTGGCCTtgttcttcatcatcttctgcAACCCCAGCTCTGCCTTCTAAGATCACTAATCTTCTTCTGAGTAAGCTCAAGGCCAGAAATAATTCtcttgctgctgctgctgctgctgcttcaTCAGTTCCAGCATCGGATCATGAGCAGCAAAGGGAGTCGCATGAATTTCCTGACGATCAATCATCTGATTTTCCTGATGCTCAATTCACCGATTTCCTCAATGATCCTGAAGATTATACCCCTGAAAAAGATGGTACCACCACCAGCACGGCTAGTAATTTAAGTACTAATAATAGTAGCGATTCTCATTTGAGCTCGAGCCCTGAATATTGCTTGACCCAACATGATCAtcattgtgaggtgattagagAACCAAGTTTAGACCTAGAGTGCTGGGATGACACGGTTCAATCTTCCAACGGTCATGAGTGCCTGAGCTGGGATGGTAGCACTGCTGAAGATGAAACAGAGGAACATGCTGAAGAAGGAAACAACGTCAATCCCGGGATCGTGGATTTCAATTTTGTGGACGAGATAGAATCTTGTTATAACTGTTCTCCCTTTGAAATTGCTGGACAAATATCACAACCTGTGGAGATTGAGGATTATGGAGATGATCCATCCATGCTGAGCGAGGCGATGAAGAGGATGAACTATGAGAGGAAGTTTTCTGCTTCTCTTTATGCCTTCAATGggataactgaatgcttaaagTTGAGGCTGAGATCAGTGAGTGTACTTCAACAGGAAAGATCAGAGCAATTGACTAGACTCCGTAATGCATGTAACAAGAATATTCCAGATCAGGAACAGCAAGAGACACTTCAAGGGGACAATGTTGAACTCATCAAGAAGCAAGAAGAGGAAGCAACTCCAGCTGATGCTGGGGCATCTTCTTCAAACTTTGATGGTGACTTATCGCTCTGGAGCTCTATTGATCTCCCACCTATCTGCTATGTCACTTAG
- the LOC140010354 gene encoding SNF1-related protein kinase catalytic subunit alpha KIN10-like isoform X1, with the protein MDGPAVHGSGSADSFLRNYKLGKTLGIGSFGKVKIAEHALTGHKVAVKILNRKKIKNMEMEEKVRREIMILRLFMHPHIIRLYEVIETPTDIFVVMEYVKSGELFDHIVEKGRLQEDEARRFFQQIISGVEYCHRNMVAHRDLKPENLLLDSNKNVKIADFGLSNVMHDGHFLKTSCGSPNYAAPEVISGKLYSGPEVDVWSCGVILYALLCGTLPFDDENIPNLFKKIKGGIYTLPSHLSPGARDLIPRMLIVDPIKRITIPDVRLHPWFQAHLPRYLAVPPPDTSQQAKKIDEEILLEVVKKGFDRESLIDSLCKRVQNEGTVTYYLLLDNRFRASSGYLGAEFEESMETGFNQMQSNEAVASPRMTGIMDYQQIGLRQCLYDRKWALGLQSRAHPREVMTEVLRALQELDVCWKRIGHYNMKCRWSPGIPGQHEVMINNSMHSNHYFGDDSCVRENEGVARVPAVVKFEIQIYKTREDKYLLDLQRVQGPQLLFLDLCAAFLTQLRVL; encoded by the exons ATGGATGGACCTGCTGTTCATGGGAGTGGTAGTGCAGATTCATTCTTACGTAACtataagcttggaaaaactcTTGGAATTGGTTCTTTTGGGAAAGTGAAAATTGCTGAGCATGCATTAACAGGGCACAAAGTTGCTGTGAAGATTCTTAACCGCAAGAAGATAAAGAACATGGAAATGGAAGAAAAAG TTAGAAGAGAGATCATGATATTGAGACTGTTTATGCACCCTCATATCATTCGCCTTTATGAGGTTATAGAGACCCCAACAGATATTTTTGTTGTGATGGAGTATGTCAAATCTGGTGAGCTTTTTGATCACATTGTTGAAAAGGGTAGGTTGCAGGAGGATGAAGCTCGAAGATTTTTTCAGCAG ATAATTTCTGGGGTGGAGTACTGCCACAGAAATATGGTGGCTCATCGGGATCTTAAGCCTGAAAATTTGCTTCTGGATTCCAACAAAAATGTGAAGATTGCTGATTTTGGCTTAAGCAATGTCATGCACGATGGTCATTTTCTCAAGACCAGTTGTGGAAGTCCAAACTATGCTGCTCCAGAG GTTATATCAGGGAAATTATATTCTGGGCCCGAGGTAGATGTATGGAGCTGTGGTGTTATTCTGTATGCACTTCTCTGTGGAACCCTGCCATTTGACGATGAAAATATTCCTAACCTCtttaagaaaataaag GGTGGAATATACACTCTTCCCAGCCATTTGTCTCCTGGTGCAAGAGATTTGATTCCAAGGATGCTAATAGTTGACCCTATTAAGCGAATCACCATTCCTGATGTACGATTACACCCTTGGTTCCAAGCTCATTTGCCACGCTATTTGGCTGTGCCTCCACCAGATACAAGCCAACAAGCTAAAAAG ATCGATGAAGAGATTCTGCTTGAAGTGGTTAAAAAGGGATTTGACAGGGAAAGCCTCATTGATTCTCTCTGCAAGAGGGTCCAAAATGag GGAACTGTTACATACTATTTGCTGTTAGACAATCGTTTCCGTGCTTCCAGTGGTTACCttggagctgaatttgaggagTCAATG GAAACGGGATTTAACCAAATGCAATCAAATGAAGCTGTAGCTTCACCACGCATGACAGGAATTATGGATTACCAACAGATTGGTTTGAGACAGTGTCTGTATGACAGAAAGTGGGCTCTGGGACTTCAG TCTCGAGCACATCCTCGTGAGGTTATGACTGAAGTTCTAAGAGCGCTGCAAGAACTTGATGTGTGTTGGAAAAGGATTGGGCACTACAACATGAAATGCAGGTGGAGTCCTGGGATTCCTGGTCAACATGAAGTGATGATCAACAACTCTATGCACAGTAATCATTATTTTGGAGATGATTCTTGTGTCAGAGAAAATGAAGGCGTTGCTAGGGTACCAGCTGTGGTCAAATTTGAGATTCAG ATTTACAAGACTCGTGAGGACAAGTACCTACTTGACCTACAGAGGGTTCAAGGTCCCCAGCTACTCTTTCTGGATCTTTGTGCAGCTTTCCTTACTCAGCTTCGGGTCCTCTGA
- the LOC140010354 gene encoding SNF1-related protein kinase catalytic subunit alpha KIN10-like isoform X2, with protein MILRLFMHPHIIRLYEVIETPTDIFVVMEYVKSGELFDHIVEKGRLQEDEARRFFQQIISGVEYCHRNMVAHRDLKPENLLLDSNKNVKIADFGLSNVMHDGHFLKTSCGSPNYAAPEVISGKLYSGPEVDVWSCGVILYALLCGTLPFDDENIPNLFKKIKGGIYTLPSHLSPGARDLIPRMLIVDPIKRITIPDVRLHPWFQAHLPRYLAVPPPDTSQQAKKIDEEILLEVVKKGFDRESLIDSLCKRVQNEGTVTYYLLLDNRFRASSGYLGAEFEESMETGFNQMQSNEAVASPRMTGIMDYQQIGLRQCLYDRKWALGLQSRAHPREVMTEVLRALQELDVCWKRIGHYNMKCRWSPGIPGQHEVMINNSMHSNHYFGDDSCVRENEGVARVPAVVKFEIQIYKTREDKYLLDLQRVQGPQLLFLDLCAAFLTQLRVL; from the exons ATGATATTGAGACTGTTTATGCACCCTCATATCATTCGCCTTTATGAGGTTATAGAGACCCCAACAGATATTTTTGTTGTGATGGAGTATGTCAAATCTGGTGAGCTTTTTGATCACATTGTTGAAAAGGGTAGGTTGCAGGAGGATGAAGCTCGAAGATTTTTTCAGCAG ATAATTTCTGGGGTGGAGTACTGCCACAGAAATATGGTGGCTCATCGGGATCTTAAGCCTGAAAATTTGCTTCTGGATTCCAACAAAAATGTGAAGATTGCTGATTTTGGCTTAAGCAATGTCATGCACGATGGTCATTTTCTCAAGACCAGTTGTGGAAGTCCAAACTATGCTGCTCCAGAG GTTATATCAGGGAAATTATATTCTGGGCCCGAGGTAGATGTATGGAGCTGTGGTGTTATTCTGTATGCACTTCTCTGTGGAACCCTGCCATTTGACGATGAAAATATTCCTAACCTCtttaagaaaataaag GGTGGAATATACACTCTTCCCAGCCATTTGTCTCCTGGTGCAAGAGATTTGATTCCAAGGATGCTAATAGTTGACCCTATTAAGCGAATCACCATTCCTGATGTACGATTACACCCTTGGTTCCAAGCTCATTTGCCACGCTATTTGGCTGTGCCTCCACCAGATACAAGCCAACAAGCTAAAAAG ATCGATGAAGAGATTCTGCTTGAAGTGGTTAAAAAGGGATTTGACAGGGAAAGCCTCATTGATTCTCTCTGCAAGAGGGTCCAAAATGag GGAACTGTTACATACTATTTGCTGTTAGACAATCGTTTCCGTGCTTCCAGTGGTTACCttggagctgaatttgaggagTCAATG GAAACGGGATTTAACCAAATGCAATCAAATGAAGCTGTAGCTTCACCACGCATGACAGGAATTATGGATTACCAACAGATTGGTTTGAGACAGTGTCTGTATGACAGAAAGTGGGCTCTGGGACTTCAG TCTCGAGCACATCCTCGTGAGGTTATGACTGAAGTTCTAAGAGCGCTGCAAGAACTTGATGTGTGTTGGAAAAGGATTGGGCACTACAACATGAAATGCAGGTGGAGTCCTGGGATTCCTGGTCAACATGAAGTGATGATCAACAACTCTATGCACAGTAATCATTATTTTGGAGATGATTCTTGTGTCAGAGAAAATGAAGGCGTTGCTAGGGTACCAGCTGTGGTCAAATTTGAGATTCAG ATTTACAAGACTCGTGAGGACAAGTACCTACTTGACCTACAGAGGGTTCAAGGTCCCCAGCTACTCTTTCTGGATCTTTGTGCAGCTTTCCTTACTCAGCTTCGGGTCCTCTGA
- the LOC140010735 gene encoding uncharacterized protein, whose translation MASRRQIRYSRLADDENYGYDDGTRHNDPRFDYFPKSRDKIPWKSIALALFLLLLGCLLLLLACFIFTGHMGGELSQAYSLLGLGILAFLPGFYETRIAYYSWRGAQGYCFTSIPDY comes from the exons ATGGCATCTAGGCGGCAGATTCGCTACAGTCGTCTTGCTGATGACGAAAATTATGGATATGATGATGGGACAAGGCACAATGACCCTCGGTTTGACTATTTTCCAAAATCCCGTGATAAAATCCCATGGAAATCCATTGCCCTTGCTCTTTTTCTACTACTACTCGGATGCCTACTCCTCTTGCTTGCGTGCTTCATCTTTACTGGTCATATGGGAGGAGAGCTATCGCAAGCATACAGCCTCCTTGGATTGGGGATCCTCGCCTTCCTTCCTG GATTTTATGAAACTCGAATTGCATATTATTCCTGGAGAGGCGCCCAAGGATACTGCTTTACATCTATACCTGATTACTGA
- the LOC113698075 gene encoding uncharacterized protein translates to MGACVSTPSHNIKARRRPYYRPRKHKGKLSNNVADGIRKRNSDARVADFSLSEFVHTTTTCRRSEVSNATFHLTQLQWLHSQVDANVICHEDAWFDTLSILDSDSDDDFSSVHGDVLPIKSSGQVLQYETSSCFMDSKCTYKEYHERYLKIDNGKSEKRMSIDGVKEPNRYALVSTQGYELPCLAQTEELGTKRKKLLDRAYGSFSGLKEDKHEMEEKTQEHMLKSVLPRLVSSVSFNDKIITGLSAHPQSQRKKSTVIRLSIKRTSVDGEEPNEFCESKKYLYRPRAGLLIPCCTEEKPTLGSWSAIEPSKFSLRGESYFKDKKKCPAPNYCPYTPIGVDLFACPKKINHIAQHLELPSVKADGKAPPLLIVNIQLPTYPAPMFLGDSDGEGLSLVLYFKLSDTFEKDISPQFQESIKRLVEDDMEKVKGFAKESTVPFRERLKIMVGVVNAEDLISTSAERKLLHAYNQKPVLSRPQHNFYQGPNYFEIDLDIHRFSFIARRGLDAFRGRLREGILDLGLTIQAQKQEELPEKVLCGVRLNKIDFVNHGQIPTLVRLEDD, encoded by the exons ATGGGTGCTTGTGTGTCAACTCCATCCCATAACATTAAGGCCCGGAGGAGACCTTATTATCGGCCAAGAAAACATAAAGGGAAGCTTTCTAATAATGTAGCAGATGGGATTCGAAAAAGGAACAGTGATGCTCGAGTAGCAGATTTTTCACTTAGTGAGTTTGTTCACACAACCACTACCTGCAGGAGATCTGAGGTTTCTAATGCGACATTCCATCTTACTCAGTTGCAGTGGCTCCATAGTCAAGTTGATGCTAATG TTATTTGTCACGAAGATGCATGGTTTGACACACTCAGCATTCTGGACTCAGATTCTGATGATGACTTTAGCAGTGTTCATGGAG ACGTTTTACCTATCAAATCCAGTGGACAAGTGCTTCAGTACGAAACTTCATCATGCTTTATGGATAGCAAGTGCACATACAAAGAATACCATGAAAGATATTTGAAAATAGATAATGGTAAGTCAGAGAAGCGCATGAGCATAGATGGAGTCAAGGAGCCAAACAGATATGCGCTTGTAAGCACTCAAGGGTATGAACTGCCATGCTTAGCGCAGACTGAAGAGCTTGGAACCAAAAGGAAGAAACTGTTAGATCGTGCTTATGGAAGCTTTAGTGGTTTAAAAGAGGATAAGCATGAAATGGAGGAGAAAACCCAAGAGCACATGTTGAAGTCTGTTTTACCTAGACTTGTCTCTTCTGTTAGCTTCAATGACAAGATCATCACTGGATTAAGTGCACATCCACAGTCTCAAAGAAAGAAATCTACCGTTATTAGGCTCTCTATAAAGAGGACATCTGTTGATGGAGAAGAACCGAATGAATTCT GTGAATCCAAAAAGTATCTTTATCGCCCCAGAGCAGGACTTCTAATCCCATGTTGTACAGAAGAGAAACCAACTTTAGGAAGTTGGTCAGCGATAGAACCCTCAAAATTTTCGCTCCGCGGTGAAAGTTATTTTAA AGACAAGAAGAAATGCCCTGCCCCAAATTATTGTCCATATACTCCAATTGGTGTTGATTTATTTGCGTGTCCCAAGAAGATTAACCACATTGCCCAACACTTGGAGCTTCCTTCTGTGAAAGCAGATGGCAAAGCTCCTCCTCTCCTTATTGTTAACATTCAG TTGCCCACGTATCCTGCACCAATGTTCCTTGGTGATAGCGATGGGGAGGGCTTGAGTCTTGTATTATATTTCAAACTTTCTGATACTTTTGAAAAAGACATCTCTCCACAgtttcaagaaagcattaag AGGCTGGTTGAGGATGATATGGAGAAGGTTAAAGGGTTTGCAAAAGAATCTACTGTTCCTTTCAGAGAAAGGTTGAAGATAATGGTCGGGGTGGTTAATGCAGAGGATCTTATCTCAACCTCTGCTGAAAGGAAGCTATTACATGCTTACAATCAGAAGCCAGTCCTATCCCGTCCTCAACACAACTTTTATCAG GGACCCAATTACTTTGAGATTGATCTCGACATCCACCGCTTCAGCTTCATCGCAAGAAGAGGATTGGATGCTTTCCGAGGACGTTTAAGAGAGGGAATACTGGATTTGGGATTGACCATTCAG GCCCAGAAACAGGAAGAACTGCCGGAGAAGGTGCTTTGCGGTGTCAGACTGAACAAGATAGATTTCGTTAATCATGGTCAAATTCCCACGCTAGTGAGGCTGGAAGATGATTGA